A region from the Anaerohalosphaeraceae bacterium genome encodes:
- the efp gene encoding elongation factor P — protein sequence MKASEMKKGQTIKMDGVLYVIVDYQHVKLGKGGAVYQTKLKNLTDGGIRDVRIRAEEVLEEAFLEKRNFEYLYSTGNEHVFMDLETYDQITLDDDAFGEGPKYCKPNTPILINMYNGKPVVVQLPNTVDLKVVDTAPEIKGATATNQYKPATLETGLVIQVPPFVKVGEVVRVDTRTGEYVTRVKE from the coding sequence ATGAAAGCGTCGGAAATGAAGAAAGGACAGACCATCAAGATGGATGGCGTCCTGTATGTGATTGTGGATTACCAGCATGTCAAACTCGGCAAGGGCGGGGCGGTCTATCAGACCAAACTGAAGAATCTGACGGACGGCGGCATCCGCGATGTCCGCATCCGGGCCGAAGAAGTGCTCGAAGAGGCCTTTCTCGAAAAGCGAAACTTTGAGTATCTTTACTCGACGGGCAATGAGCACGTCTTTATGGACCTGGAGACGTACGACCAGATTACGCTGGATGACGATGCCTTCGGCGAGGGGCCCAAGTACTGCAAGCCGAACACCCCGATTCTGATTAATATGTACAACGGCAAGCCCGTGGTTGTCCAGCTGCCCAATACGGTGGACCTGAAGGTGGTGGATACGGCCCCGGAAATCAAGGGGGCCACGGCGACCAACCAGTACAAGCCCGCCACCCTCGAGACCGGTCTGGTGATTCAGGTGCCGCCGTTTGTTAAGGTAGGGGAAGTAGTCCGCGTCGATACCCGCACGGGCGAGTATGTCACCCGCGTGAAGGAATAG
- a CDS encoding efflux transporter outer membrane subunit, with the protein MMDGRTRKKPSAARLGVLAAVLFCIGCRQPEPPSIPLEIPQRFSQSGTGVLPEKWWESFNDPMLNALVEEALGNNFTIRSAWDRLRQAEEAAVQAGASLFPAVQYSAQAARTRREVSEQVLYSSGYTAGLTASYEVDLWRRVRSTRQAALLDAQAARDDLAAAAVSLSASAARTWYRLLETRLQQALLEEQRRTNERVLELVQMRFGQGQGTAADVLRQRQLVESTRGQEIEAQKTRTLLEYQLAVLLGRMPAQNSFDVPDSLPVLPPLPDVGLPAQTLLRRPDVASAYKAAAVADQRLAAAIADQYPKITLTATAQTSAERVRELFEDWLGRLAADAVGPLWDAGYRKAEVRKRQAVRSERLHQYAQKLLTALQETEEALEENRSQQQLTDNLRLQLQLARQARQTVQTKYLQGQVDYLRVLEALLSEQSLERQVLAAERIHLERRIDLCRAIAGPWPMTEPAQ; encoded by the coding sequence ATGATGGACGGGCGGACTCGAAAGAAACCATCCGCGGCGCGTTTGGGCGTTCTGGCAGCGGTTTTGTTCTGCATCGGCTGCCGGCAGCCCGAACCGCCTTCGATTCCCCTCGAAATCCCGCAACGGTTTTCCCAAAGCGGCACGGGCGTCCTGCCGGAAAAATGGTGGGAGTCGTTCAACGATCCTATGTTGAATGCTTTGGTAGAGGAGGCCCTCGGGAACAATTTTACGATTCGTTCCGCCTGGGACCGGCTCCGGCAGGCCGAAGAGGCGGCTGTCCAGGCGGGGGCTTCTCTGTTTCCTGCTGTTCAGTACTCGGCTCAGGCGGCCCGAACGCGCCGCGAGGTGTCCGAGCAGGTTCTGTATTCCAGCGGTTATACCGCCGGTCTGACGGCCTCTTATGAGGTCGATTTATGGAGACGTGTGCGTTCGACTCGTCAGGCGGCCCTGCTGGATGCACAAGCTGCCCGCGATGACCTGGCGGCGGCCGCCGTTTCGCTCAGTGCCTCAGCCGCTCGAACCTGGTATCGTCTTTTGGAGACCCGGCTCCAGCAGGCACTCCTTGAGGAACAGCGGCGGACCAATGAACGGGTTTTGGAGCTTGTTCAGATGCGCTTCGGACAAGGGCAGGGGACCGCCGCCGATGTCCTGCGCCAGCGTCAGCTGGTGGAATCGACCCGCGGTCAGGAAATTGAGGCCCAAAAAACACGGACGCTTTTGGAGTATCAGCTGGCGGTTCTGCTGGGCCGAATGCCGGCGCAGAACTCTTTTGACGTTCCGGATTCGCTGCCTGTGCTGCCTCCGCTGCCGGATGTCGGACTGCCTGCTCAAACGCTCCTGCGCCGGCCCGATGTGGCTTCCGCCTACAAAGCGGCTGCCGTGGCTGACCAGCGGCTGGCCGCAGCGATTGCCGACCAGTATCCCAAAATCACATTGACCGCCACGGCGCAGACCTCCGCCGAGCGGGTGCGCGAGTTGTTTGAAGACTGGCTGGGTCGGCTGGCGGCGGATGCGGTCGGCCCCCTTTGGGATGCCGGATACCGCAAGGCCGAGGTGCGAAAACGGCAGGCCGTTCGGTCTGAACGCCTTCATCAATACGCGCAGAAACTCCTGACGGCTCTGCAGGAGACCGAAGAGGCTCTCGAGGAAAACCGAAGTCAGCAGCAGCTGACGGACAATCTTCGTCTTCAGCTCCAGTTGGCCCGGCAGGCCCGTCAGACTGTCCAGACCAAATATCTGCAGGGACAGGTCGATTATCTGCGTGTGCTCGAGGCTCTGTTGTCCGAGCAGTCACTGGAGCGTCAGGTCCTGGCCGCCGAGCGCATTCATCTGGAGCGGCGAATCGATTTGTGCCGGGCTATTGCGGGACCATGGCCGATGACTGAACCTGCACAGTGA
- a CDS encoding efflux RND transporter permease subunit produces the protein MNHRPAPEDTRGLIGWMTDNRVTPNLMMIVFLVGGFFFALNVRQEVFPEFDLDLVIVRVPYPGSSPEEVEQGIILAVEEAIRGLEGIKEITAVASEGFGTVTAEIIEGFDRQRVYQDIKQEIDRITTFPEDAERPRVSLAMRRQQIVELQLYGDVSEWVLREVAEEVRDGLLQEPGITQVELAGARDYELQVLIPQETLRAYGLTLQAVADRIRAAALELPGGHVETSGGEILLRVTERRLWAREFAQIPIVTTASGTVLRLEDIAQVRDDFADVDRMAFFDGKRAVGISVFRVGDQTPIGVSEAVQRAMRRLEPQLPEGVRWVITQDRADVYRQRLTLLLKNAFYGLMLVILLLGLFLEIKLALWVMLGIPISFLGSFLFLPSLDVTINMISMFAYIIALGIVVDDAIVVGENIYEYRKRGMGFFRAAVQGARDVAMPVSFSILTNIAAFLPLYFIPGVMGKIWKTVPLVVITVFLISLVESLLILPAHLAHTRPRSRHPLAVFLHSRQQAFSRQFERFVDSVVAPLIDRSIHVRFLTVAVGFSGFLIVLGIVLSGRIGMILMPRVESDFAAVRATLPFGSAQERVMAVCRLLMEKAQEIIEENGKERLSKGVFAVVDEDSIDVRIFLTDPGVRPISTTRVAQLWREKVGQIPGLESILFEADRGGPGSGAALTIELSHRDIEVLDQASEKLAALLADFPNVKDINDGYTPGKQQLNFRMTPEGQSLGLTVREIARQIRNAFYGAEALRQQRGRNEIRVRVKFPPEQRRSEYDVEELLIRTPYGTEIPLRQAASVERGRSYTSINRRNGRRTVTVTANVEPIGQTNQVKETLVQEILPKLQYDFPGLSYAWEGRQADWAESMQSLWRGFLMALAAIYAMLAIPFRSYVQPVIVMVAIPFGIVGAVLGHLMMGYELSVMSMMGIVALSGVVVNDSLVLIDYANRLRREDSALSAFEAMHQAAVRRFRPVMLTTLTTFGGLAPMIFETSRQARFMIPMAISLGFGILFSTVVTLILVPCLYVIVDDAVRLIRRFVPAEPSAVSEGETA, from the coding sequence ATGAATCATCGTCCGGCACCGGAGGATACCCGCGGTCTGATCGGCTGGATGACGGACAACCGTGTCACGCCGAATCTGATGATGATTGTCTTTCTGGTCGGCGGCTTCTTTTTCGCCCTGAATGTTCGTCAGGAAGTCTTTCCCGAGTTTGATTTGGATTTGGTGATTGTCCGCGTGCCTTATCCGGGGTCCAGTCCGGAGGAGGTGGAGCAGGGCATCATTCTGGCCGTGGAGGAGGCGATTCGCGGTCTGGAAGGCATCAAAGAGATTACCGCAGTTGCCTCGGAAGGATTCGGCACCGTCACAGCGGAGATTATTGAAGGGTTTGACCGCCAGCGCGTCTATCAGGATATCAAACAGGAAATCGACCGCATCACAACCTTTCCGGAGGATGCCGAACGGCCGAGGGTCTCTTTGGCTATGCGCCGCCAGCAGATTGTCGAACTTCAGCTGTACGGGGATGTGTCCGAATGGGTTCTGCGGGAGGTGGCCGAGGAGGTCCGCGACGGGCTGCTGCAGGAGCCGGGCATTACCCAGGTGGAACTGGCCGGCGCCCGCGATTATGAACTGCAGGTTCTGATTCCGCAGGAGACGCTTCGGGCCTACGGCCTGACGCTTCAGGCGGTAGCGGACCGCATTCGGGCGGCGGCACTGGAGCTGCCCGGCGGCCATGTGGAAACCAGCGGCGGAGAAATCCTGCTGCGAGTGACCGAACGTCGCCTCTGGGCAAGGGAGTTTGCTCAAATTCCGATTGTCACAACCGCCTCCGGCACGGTCCTTCGGCTGGAAGATATCGCCCAGGTGCGGGATGATTTTGCCGATGTGGACCGGATGGCTTTCTTTGACGGCAAACGGGCCGTCGGCATCAGCGTCTTTCGGGTGGGAGACCAAACCCCGATTGGAGTCTCCGAGGCCGTTCAGCGGGCGATGAGAAGGCTGGAACCGCAGCTGCCCGAAGGAGTCCGCTGGGTCATTACACAGGATAGGGCGGATGTCTATCGGCAGCGGCTGACCCTGCTGTTGAAAAACGCCTTTTATGGTCTGATGCTGGTGATTTTGCTGTTGGGGCTGTTTCTGGAAATCAAGCTGGCGCTGTGGGTGATGCTCGGCATTCCGATTTCGTTTCTCGGTTCCTTTCTCTTCCTGCCCAGTCTGGATGTCACCATCAATATGATTTCCATGTTTGCCTACATCATCGCCCTGGGTATTGTGGTGGATGATGCGATTGTGGTCGGAGAAAATATTTACGAGTACCGCAAGCGGGGCATGGGGTTCTTTCGGGCGGCCGTGCAGGGGGCCCGGGATGTCGCTATGCCCGTCAGTTTCAGCATTTTAACCAATATTGCAGCGTTTCTGCCTCTCTACTTTATCCCAGGTGTCATGGGCAAAATCTGGAAGACGGTTCCGCTGGTGGTTATTACGGTTTTTCTGATCTCCTTGGTGGAGAGTTTGCTGATTCTGCCGGCGCATCTGGCCCACACCCGCCCGCGGAGCCGTCATCCTCTGGCGGTTTTTCTCCACAGCCGCCAGCAGGCCTTCAGCCGTCAGTTTGAGCGATTTGTGGACTCGGTCGTGGCTCCGCTGATTGACCGCAGCATTCATGTACGGTTTTTGACCGTCGCGGTCGGGTTTTCCGGTTTTCTGATTGTGCTGGGGATTGTGCTCAGCGGACGAATCGGGATGATCCTGATGCCGCGGGTCGAGTCGGATTTCGCCGCCGTGCGGGCGACGCTGCCCTTCGGAAGTGCTCAGGAGCGGGTGATGGCGGTCTGCCGCCTGCTGATGGAAAAAGCGCAGGAAATCATCGAGGAAAACGGAAAGGAGCGGCTCAGCAAAGGGGTCTTTGCCGTCGTGGATGAAGACAGCATTGATGTCCGAATCTTTTTGACGGACCCGGGTGTGCGGCCCATCAGCACCACACGCGTCGCGCAGCTGTGGCGGGAGAAGGTCGGGCAGATTCCCGGTCTGGAGTCCATTCTTTTTGAGGCCGACCGCGGCGGGCCCGGCTCGGGAGCGGCGCTGACGATTGAACTGAGCCATCGGGATATCGAGGTGCTGGACCAGGCCAGCGAAAAACTGGCGGCTCTGCTGGCGGATTTTCCCAATGTCAAGGATATCAACGACGGGTACACTCCCGGCAAGCAGCAGCTCAATTTCCGCATGACCCCGGAAGGCCAGAGCCTCGGGCTGACGGTTCGGGAAATCGCCCGACAGATTCGAAACGCCTTTTACGGGGCTGAAGCCCTCCGCCAGCAGCGGGGACGCAATGAAATTCGAGTTCGGGTTAAATTTCCCCCGGAACAGCGCCGCAGCGAATACGATGTCGAGGAGCTGCTGATTCGAACGCCTTATGGAACGGAAATTCCTCTCCGTCAGGCGGCCTCGGTGGAGCGCGGACGTTCCTATACGAGTATCAATCGGCGCAACGGACGCCGCACAGTGACCGTAACCGCAAATGTCGAACCCATCGGCCAGACCAATCAGGTCAAAGAGACCCTGGTTCAGGAGATTCTCCCGAAGCTTCAGTACGATTTTCCCGGGCTGTCGTACGCCTGGGAGGGGCGCCAGGCCGACTGGGCCGAGAGCATGCAGTCGCTGTGGCGCGGGTTTCTGATGGCGCTGGCGGCCATTTATGCGATGCTGGCCATCCCGTTTCGCAGTTATGTCCAGCCGGTGATTGTGATGGTGGCCATCCCATTCGGAATCGTCGGGGCGGTTCTGGGCCATTTGATGATGGGCTATGAGCTGTCGGTGATGAGCATGATGGGGATTGTGGCCCTGTCCGGCGTGGTGGTGAATGATTCGCTGGTGCTGATTGATTATGCCAACCGGCTCCGGCGGGAAGATTCGGCCCTTTCGGCCTTTGAGGCGATGCATCAGGCGGCTGTCCGCCGCTTCCGTCCCGTGATGCTCACCACGCTGACGACCTTCGGCGGACTGGCGCCGATGATTTTTGAAACCTCCCGGCAGGCTCGCTTTATGATTCCAATGGCAATCTCGCTGGGATTTGGAATTCTCTTTTCCACGGTGGTGACGCTGATTCTGGTGCCTTGTCTGTATGTGATAGTGGACGATGCCGTCCGCCTGATTCGGCGGTTTGTCCCTGCGGAGCCGTCGGCGGTTTCAGAGGGAGAAACGGCGTGA
- a CDS encoding efflux RND transporter periplasmic adaptor subunit, with protein MQNRKELTSSAGTWRKVFRFFVQYLLPLLIAAAAVLYFRYQLETRPRAPRRPADQQARLVTVQTLCRQTLPVVIQAMGTVTAAREVVLYPEVSGLVETMAPEVLPGGIVEAGQMLYEIDRRNYETALAQRQSELEQARLALKIEEGSQRVAQREYRMLGEVPDEADEDLILRRPYLAAKKAAAEAAEAAVRQAQLDLQRCTVRAPFRAVIRTKYAELGSRVSPTTPLAALVGVDEFWVQVLVPVDQLAWIEIPADGFEGGAEVRITDPAWGQQIFRLGRVLRLLPHLEEQGRMARLLVSVSSPLESPEGQTLPPLLLGSYVRAEIIGREARDVFAVPREYIRNGSQVWLMDEQNRLRIRPIRTVFRGQEVLYVRDGLKDGERIVTTDLSGAVDGMLLRTEQPSGPQNVLSDSSGGAL; from the coding sequence ATGCAAAATCGTAAGGAATTAACTTCGTCAGCCGGAACGTGGAGAAAGGTGTTTCGGTTCTTTGTACAGTATCTTCTGCCGCTGCTGATTGCGGCGGCGGCGGTCCTGTATTTTCGGTATCAGCTGGAAACCCGCCCCCGGGCTCCGCGTCGTCCGGCTGACCAGCAGGCGCGGCTGGTGACGGTGCAGACTCTCTGCCGTCAGACGCTGCCGGTGGTGATTCAGGCGATGGGCACCGTCACGGCGGCCCGGGAGGTTGTGCTCTATCCGGAGGTGTCCGGTCTGGTGGAAACAATGGCTCCTGAGGTTCTGCCCGGCGGGATTGTGGAGGCGGGACAGATGCTGTATGAGATTGACCGACGCAATTACGAGACGGCTCTGGCGCAGAGGCAGAGTGAACTGGAGCAGGCGCGGCTGGCTCTGAAGATTGAGGAGGGCAGTCAGCGGGTTGCCCAGCGGGAATATCGGATGCTCGGGGAGGTTCCGGACGAAGCGGATGAGGACCTGATTCTTCGTCGCCCCTATCTGGCTGCTAAAAAAGCGGCTGCAGAAGCGGCGGAGGCGGCCGTGCGCCAGGCGCAGCTGGACCTGCAGCGGTGTACCGTCCGCGCTCCGTTTCGGGCTGTGATTCGGACCAAATATGCCGAACTGGGTTCTCGCGTTTCTCCCACCACCCCCTTGGCGGCGCTGGTTGGGGTGGATGAATTCTGGGTTCAGGTGCTGGTGCCGGTTGATCAGCTGGCCTGGATTGAGATTCCTGCGGATGGGTTCGAGGGCGGTGCGGAGGTGCGCATCACCGACCCGGCGTGGGGACAGCAGATTTTCCGCCTCGGACGGGTGCTGCGGCTTCTGCCGCATCTGGAAGAGCAGGGGCGGATGGCCCGGCTTCTGGTTTCTGTGTCTTCGCCGCTGGAGTCGCCCGAAGGACAGACGCTGCCGCCGTTGCTTCTGGGTTCGTATGTGCGGGCTGAAATCATCGGACGGGAGGCCCGCGATGTGTTTGCTGTTCCGCGCGAGTACATTCGAAACGGCAGTCAGGTCTGGCTGATGGATGAGCAGAATCGGCTGCGGATTCGCCCCATCCGGACGGTTTTTCGGGGCCAGGAGGTGCTTTATGTCCGCGACGGTTTGAAAGACGGAGAGCGGATTGTCACCACCGATTTGTCCGGTGCTGTGGACGGAATGCTTCTTCGAACGGAGCAGCCCTCCGGACCCCAGAACGTTCTTTCTGATTCGTCAGGAGGCGCTCTATGA